From Selenomonas ruminantium AC2024, a single genomic window includes:
- the typA gene encoding translational GTPase TypA, with the protein MTTNENLRNIAIIAHVDHGKTTLVDGMLKQSHVFRSNEQVAERVMDSGDIERERGITILSKNTAVMYNDVKINIVDTPGHADFGGEVERVLNMVDGVVLLVDAFEGPMPQTKYVLRKALEQKLKPIVVINKIDKPNQRVDDVYDEVLELFMELDADDDQLDFPVIYATARDGIAKYSMDDDNDNLQPLMETIVKEIPAPHGDPEAPLQMMITTLESDAFVGRVAIGRIIRGTAKPNQNVCIINGDQETKAKIGKVFTYQGLQRVESESASMGEIVALTGLGDVSIGYTVADAENPEALPTINIDEPTLSMTFGVNTSPFAGREGQFVTSRHLRDRLFKEIETNVAMKVEETDSADVFKVSGRGELHLSILIETMRREGYELQVGKPEVVYKTINGQLCEPIENLTVEVPQEYMGAVMEGLGTRKAELTNMTETAGYMRLEFTIPARGLIGFRSELLTSTKGNGIMNHVFHGYAPYKGDIPGRTRGSLVAFEQGETTGYGIFSLQDRGVMFIEPGEQVYEGMIVGENSRDNDIDINPCKKKNVSNMRTSSSDEAIRLTPPRILSLEQAIEYINNDEMVEVTPEHIRLRKSILDRTVRGRAAKNARKG; encoded by the coding sequence ATGACCACCAATGAAAATTTAAGAAACATCGCCATTATCGCCCACGTTGACCATGGTAAAACCACCCTGGTTGATGGCATGCTGAAGCAGAGCCATGTATTCCGTTCCAACGAACAGGTTGCAGAACGTGTCATGGACTCCGGCGATATCGAGCGTGAGCGCGGCATTACGATTCTTTCCAAGAACACGGCCGTTATGTACAACGATGTAAAAATCAACATCGTGGACACCCCGGGCCATGCTGACTTCGGCGGCGAAGTAGAGCGTGTTCTTAACATGGTTGACGGCGTGGTACTGCTGGTAGATGCCTTCGAAGGCCCTATGCCTCAGACCAAGTACGTGCTGCGCAAGGCTTTGGAACAGAAACTGAAGCCCATCGTGGTTATCAACAAAATCGATAAGCCCAACCAGCGCGTAGACGATGTTTATGATGAAGTTCTCGAACTCTTCATGGAACTGGATGCTGACGATGACCAGCTGGACTTCCCCGTTATTTATGCTACGGCTCGTGACGGTATTGCCAAGTATAGCATGGACGATGACAACGACAACCTCCAGCCGCTGATGGAAACCATCGTTAAGGAAATCCCGGCTCCCCATGGCGATCCGGAAGCTCCTCTGCAGATGATGATTACCACGTTGGAATCCGATGCTTTCGTTGGCCGCGTGGCCATCGGCCGTATCATCCGTGGTACGGCTAAGCCGAACCAGAATGTTTGCATCATCAATGGCGACCAGGAAACCAAGGCTAAAATCGGTAAGGTATTCACCTATCAGGGCCTGCAGCGTGTAGAGAGCGAATCCGCCAGCATGGGCGAAATCGTTGCTCTGACTGGTCTGGGCGATGTATCCATCGGTTACACCGTAGCTGACGCTGAAAATCCGGAAGCTCTGCCGACGATTAACATCGACGAGCCCACCCTGTCCATGACCTTCGGCGTTAACACCAGCCCCTTTGCTGGCCGTGAAGGTCAGTTCGTGACCTCCCGTCACCTCCGTGACCGTCTCTTCAAGGAAATTGAGACCAACGTGGCCATGAAGGTAGAGGAAACGGATTCTGCCGATGTGTTCAAGGTTTCCGGCCGTGGTGAACTCCACCTGTCCATCCTCATCGAAACCATGCGCCGTGAAGGTTACGAGTTGCAGGTGGGTAAACCGGAAGTTGTGTACAAGACCATTAACGGCCAGCTCTGCGAACCCATCGAGAACCTGACGGTAGAAGTACCCCAGGAATACATGGGCGCTGTTATGGAAGGCCTCGGCACCCGTAAGGCTGAGCTCACCAACATGACGGAGACGGCTGGCTACATGCGCCTCGAATTTACCATTCCGGCCCGCGGCCTGATTGGTTTCCGTTCCGAACTGCTGACGAGCACCAAGGGTAATGGTATCATGAACCATGTGTTCCATGGCTATGCTCCGTACAAGGGTGACATTCCGGGCCGTACGCGCGGTTCCCTCGTTGCTTTCGAACAGGGTGAAACCACTGGTTATGGTATCTTCTCCCTGCAGGATCGCGGCGTAATGTTCATTGAGCCGGGCGAACAGGTTTATGAAGGTATGATCGTTGGTGAAAACTCCCGCGATAACGATATTGACATCAACCCCTGCAAGAAGAAGAACGTATCCAACATGCGTACGTCTTCCTCTGACGAAGCAATCCGCCTGACCCCGCCGAGAATCCTTTCTCTGGAACAGGCTATCGAATACATCAACAATGATGAAATGGTTGAAGTTACGCCGGAACACATCCGTCTGCGCAAGAGCATTCTGGACCGTACCGTGCGTGGCCGTGCAGCTAAGAATGCACGCAAAGGTTAA
- a CDS encoding exodeoxyribonuclease III, which yields MKFISWNVNGLRACLKKGFMESFCKLDADVFCLQETKMQPDQAILDLPGYKQYWNSAEKKGYSGTAVFSRIEPLNVTYGLGIEEHDHEGRVITLEFPEMFLVTVYTPNSKRELERLSYRMEWEDAFRQYLMKLDEQKPVVVCGDLNVAHQEIDLKNPKTNHHNAGFTDEERAKFGELLEAGFIDTFRTLYPERTGIYTWWSYLRKARDNNAGWRIDYFVASKRLQENIKDATIHNEIFGSDHCPVGLEIEC from the coding sequence ATGAAGTTTATTTCCTGGAATGTCAATGGCCTGCGGGCCTGTCTGAAAAAGGGATTTATGGAGTCATTCTGCAAGCTGGACGCCGACGTGTTCTGCCTGCAGGAAACCAAAATGCAGCCGGACCAGGCAATCCTCGATTTGCCCGGTTATAAGCAGTATTGGAATAGTGCTGAGAAAAAAGGCTATTCCGGCACGGCGGTGTTCAGCCGCATTGAGCCATTAAATGTCACCTATGGTTTGGGCATTGAAGAACACGACCATGAAGGCCGGGTTATCACCTTGGAATTTCCCGAGATGTTTTTGGTGACGGTTTATACACCGAACTCCAAGCGGGAACTCGAGCGGCTTTCCTACCGCATGGAATGGGAGGACGCCTTCCGGCAGTATTTAATGAAGCTGGATGAACAAAAGCCTGTGGTTGTCTGCGGGGATCTCAACGTGGCCCATCAGGAGATTGACCTCAAAAATCCCAAGACAAATCATCACAATGCCGGCTTTACCGACGAGGAAAGAGCCAAGTTCGGTGAGCTTTTGGAGGCGGGCTTTATCGATACCTTCCGTACGTTATATCCGGAGCGCACGGGTATCTACACCTGGTGGTCCTATCTGCGCAAGGCTAGGGATAACAACGCCGGGTGGCGCATTGACTACTTCGTGGCTTCAAAGCGTCTACAGGAAAACATCAAGGATGCCACCATCCACAATGAGATTTTTGGCAGCGACCATTGCCCCGTAGGCTTGGAGATTGAATGCTAG
- the lepB gene encoding signal peptidase I, whose protein sequence is MSSLGEEAKDWLISIVIAVVLAFFIREFIVELYIVDGPSMRPTLQSQERLVVNKFIYNFRAPQKNEILVFEYPRDRSRDFIKRVIATPGDTVEIKASKVYVNDQLLTEDYILEPTRSEYPKSTVPQGTVFVMGDNRNNSEDSRFADVGFVPFDLIKGKAMLVFWPIGQFKTLP, encoded by the coding sequence ATGAGTTCATTAGGCGAAGAAGCAAAGGACTGGCTCATATCCATCGTCATTGCGGTGGTACTGGCCTTCTTTATCCGCGAGTTCATCGTGGAATTATATATTGTAGATGGCCCTTCCATGCGGCCCACCCTGCAATCCCAGGAACGGCTCGTGGTCAATAAGTTCATCTACAATTTCCGGGCACCCCAGAAGAATGAAATTCTCGTGTTTGAATATCCGCGGGACAGAAGCCGTGATTTTATCAAGCGGGTTATTGCTACGCCGGGTGATACGGTAGAAATCAAGGCCAGCAAGGTTTATGTCAATGACCAGCTGCTGACGGAAGATTATATCTTAGAACCTACTCGCAGTGAGTATCCTAAGTCCACGGTACCGCAGGGCACCGTCTTTGTGATGGGGGATAACCGCAACAATTCCGAGGATAGCCGCTTTGCCGATGTGGGCTTTGTGCCCTTCGACCTGATTAAGGGGAAGGCTATGCTGGTTTTCTGGCCGATTGGACAGTTTAAGACGCTGCCGTAA
- the rplS gene encoding 50S ribosomal protein L19, producing MNIIETLEKEQLRSDIPVFAPGDKVRVHAKIVEGNRERIQVFEGRVIARQGVGVRETFTVRRISYGIGVERLFPVHSPRIAKIEVVSRGVVRRAKLYYLRNLTGKAARIKEKR from the coding sequence ATGAACATCATCGAGACTCTGGAGAAAGAACAGCTCCGCAGCGACATTCCTGTATTTGCACCTGGCGACAAAGTTCGCGTACATGCAAAGATCGTCGAAGGCAACCGTGAGCGTATTCAGGTATTCGAAGGCCGCGTAATCGCTCGTCAGGGCGTTGGCGTTCGTGAGACTTTCACCGTTCGTCGTATTTCCTACGGCATCGGCGTAGAACGTCTGTTCCCGGTTCATTCTCCGCGTATTGCCAAGATTGAAGTTGTTAGCCGCGGTGTTGTCCGTCGTGCAAAACTTTATTATCTGCGCAACCTTACGGGTAAAGCTGCTCGTATCAAAGAAAAACGCTAA
- a CDS encoding ABC transporter ATP-binding protein, whose translation MSDKEILLSTDKICKEFTKGDGTKFTACKDVSLQLYRGETLGLVGESGCGKSTFVRTIMGLHPADSGKIYFKGEDITNLSGEKRRAMAKHIQMIFQDPATAFNPKMRIRDIICEPLRNFAKVSDKEAEARAVALLEKVELAPEIALRYPHELSGGQRQRVGIARALILEPEIIICDEATSALDVSVQDSIAKLLAKIQKERGVSYIFICHDLGLVSLISHRVAVMQQGQIVEELPGDKIQEAQHPYTQKLLSSVFTVRARC comes from the coding sequence ATGTCGGATAAGGAAATTTTGCTGTCCACGGATAAAATCTGCAAGGAATTTACCAAAGGTGATGGCACGAAGTTTACCGCCTGCAAGGATGTGAGCCTGCAGCTCTACCGCGGTGAAACGCTGGGGTTGGTCGGTGAGTCCGGCTGCGGCAAGTCCACTTTTGTCCGCACGATTATGGGCCTGCATCCGGCCGATAGCGGCAAAATCTATTTCAAGGGCGAGGATATCACGAACCTTTCCGGCGAAAAGCGCCGGGCAATGGCCAAGCATATCCAGATGATTTTTCAGGACCCGGCTACGGCGTTTAATCCCAAGATGCGGATTCGCGATATCATCTGCGAGCCGCTGCGCAACTTTGCCAAGGTTTCTGATAAGGAAGCCGAAGCTAGAGCCGTGGCGCTGTTGGAGAAGGTGGAACTGGCACCGGAAATCGCCCTGCGCTATCCGCATGAACTTTCCGGCGGCCAGCGCCAGCGCGTCGGTATTGCCCGGGCACTTATCTTAGAGCCGGAAATCATCATCTGCGATGAAGCCACCAGTGCTCTCGATGTGTCTGTGCAGGACAGCATTGCAAAACTTTTGGCTAAGATTCAAAAGGAACGCGGCGTAAGCTACATCTTTATCTGCCATGATTTAGGGCTCGTAAGCCTAATAAGCCATCGGGTGGCAGTCATGCAGCAGGGCCAGATTGTGGAAGAATTGCCGGGGGATAAGATACAGGAAGCGCAGCATCCTTATACGCAGAAACTGCTCAGCTCTGTATTTACGGTAAGGGCTAGATGTTAA
- a CDS encoding ABC transporter ATP-binding protein, with product MLLDVKNLSIAYQGKPTVSDVNFDLQAGEIMAIVGESGSGKTSVIRAILGCLSGNGQVEGGQINFGGRDIAHLNNKEWLSIRGKDIAMIFQDSGNMLNPVQTIGKQFVEYLQLHSSMSKSEAVEKACSLLTRMNLPDPQRVMESHAFELSGGMRQRVGIAMALAFAPKLLLADEPTSALDVTTQAQIVDELMQVVHEAGSAMIIVTHNIGVAAHMADKIMVMAGGKVVEYGSTAEVIEHPQADYTRTLLQAVPEIGGTRYVG from the coding sequence ATGCTTTTAGATGTAAAGAATTTATCAATTGCCTATCAGGGCAAGCCTACGGTGTCCGATGTCAATTTTGACCTGCAGGCAGGGGAGATTATGGCCATTGTCGGGGAATCCGGCAGTGGCAAGACCTCTGTGATTCGGGCGATTTTGGGCTGTCTGTCCGGCAATGGGCAGGTGGAGGGCGGCCAAATCAACTTTGGCGGCCGTGATATTGCCCATCTGAACAACAAGGAATGGCTCTCCATTCGCGGCAAGGACATTGCCATGATTTTTCAGGACAGCGGCAATATGCTCAATCCCGTGCAGACCATTGGCAAGCAGTTTGTGGAATATTTGCAGCTGCATAGCTCAATGAGCAAAAGTGAGGCGGTAGAGAAAGCTTGCTCGCTGCTTACCCGCATGAATCTGCCTGACCCGCAGCGCGTGATGGAATCGCATGCCTTTGAGCTTAGTGGCGGTATGCGCCAGCGTGTCGGCATTGCCATGGCACTGGCTTTTGCGCCCAAACTGCTGCTCGCTGACGAGCCGACTTCGGCGCTCGACGTGACCACGCAGGCACAGATTGTGGATGAACTCATGCAGGTTGTTCACGAAGCAGGTTCAGCCATGATTATCGTTACCCATAATATCGGTGTGGCGGCGCATATGGCGGATAAAATCATGGTTATGGCCGGCGGCAAAGTGGTGGAGTATGGCAGCACGGCGGAAGTCATTGAACATCCGCAGGCAGATTACACCCGGACCCTTTTGCAGGCTGTGCCGGAGATTGGAGGCACACGCTATGTCGGATAA
- a CDS encoding ABC transporter substrate-binding protein: MKMFNTKKLWKAVSLGLCGAALTVMLAGCGADNSSSADKGVLKVGVTNFADTLEPTQNFFGWVVMRYGLGECLTKFDEKMNVQPWLAESWSISDDHMTWTFKIREGVKFSNGNPLTAEAVKASIERAFAKNNRAATFFKYKEIKAEGQTLTIVTEKPMPNMPGFLADPLFIIVDTSAEGSRDFAKEGPICTGPYMVESFVKEKAVMKKNPNYWDGEVPFETVEIPSIDDPNTRAMALQSGEVDMAVNIAAGDMDTFRGNDKFFVDEISSLRTVLARLNHKGILKDDKVRAALICGCDRETYNKVLLKGTFLPGKAPVPPSMDYGFDQLTDPNAYNPERAAKLLDEAGWKDTNGDGIRDKDGQPLKLDFVVYNSRAELPLYAEAVQSDLKKLGFDINIKTVDYNLVDQMGIKGEYDLLISNITTANTGDPEIFLSWYWKTNNNGDNPQNGSGYSNPALDAKFNELAAEFDKSKRRQLIIDIQQILLNDGAALFLGYPQTNIISNKVLSGVKMYPSDYYWITSLIKPAKK, from the coding sequence ATGAAAATGTTCAACACGAAGAAGTTATGGAAGGCCGTCAGTCTCGGCCTGTGCGGTGCAGCACTGACCGTTATGCTGGCCGGCTGTGGTGCGGATAATAGCAGCAGTGCCGACAAGGGTGTACTCAAAGTCGGCGTGACGAACTTTGCCGATACGCTCGAACCCACGCAGAATTTCTTTGGCTGGGTCGTTATGCGTTATGGTCTCGGCGAATGCCTGACGAAGTTTGACGAGAAGATGAACGTACAGCCCTGGCTGGCCGAAAGCTGGAGCATCAGCGACGACCACATGACCTGGACGTTCAAAATCCGCGAGGGCGTAAAATTCTCCAACGGCAATCCGCTGACGGCTGAAGCTGTTAAGGCTTCCATTGAACGCGCTTTTGCCAAGAACAACCGCGCCGCTACGTTCTTCAAGTACAAGGAAATCAAGGCCGAGGGTCAGACCCTGACCATTGTGACGGAAAAGCCCATGCCGAATATGCCGGGCTTTTTGGCTGACCCGCTGTTCATCATTGTGGACACCAGCGCCGAAGGCAGCCGCGACTTTGCCAAGGAAGGCCCCATCTGCACCGGCCCGTACATGGTGGAATCCTTCGTGAAGGAAAAAGCCGTGATGAAGAAGAACCCGAACTACTGGGATGGCGAAGTGCCGTTTGAAACCGTAGAAATTCCGTCTATTGACGACCCGAACACCCGTGCTATGGCCCTGCAGTCTGGTGAAGTGGATATGGCGGTAAACATCGCGGCTGGCGATATGGATACCTTCCGCGGCAACGACAAGTTCTTCGTGGATGAAATTTCCTCCCTGCGCACGGTGCTGGCCCGTCTGAATCACAAGGGCATCCTGAAGGATGACAAGGTGCGTGCGGCCCTTATCTGCGGCTGTGACCGTGAAACCTACAATAAGGTACTGCTCAAAGGCACCTTCCTGCCGGGCAAGGCTCCTGTACCGCCTTCCATGGACTATGGCTTTGACCAGCTGACTGACCCCAATGCCTACAATCCGGAACGCGCTGCAAAACTCCTCGATGAAGCAGGCTGGAAAGATACCAATGGCGATGGCATCCGCGATAAGGACGGCCAGCCGCTGAAGCTCGACTTCGTTGTGTATAACAGCCGTGCCGAACTGCCGCTTTACGCAGAAGCTGTGCAGTCCGACCTCAAGAAACTCGGCTTTGACATCAACATCAAGACCGTTGACTATAATCTCGTTGACCAGATGGGCATCAAGGGTGAATATGACCTCTTGATTTCCAACATCACGACGGCTAACACCGGCGACCCGGAAATCTTCCTCTCCTGGTACTGGAAGACCAATAACAACGGCGACAACCCGCAGAATGGTTCTGGTTACAGCAATCCGGCGCTCGATGCCAAGTTCAATGAACTGGCCGCTGAATTCGACAAGAGCAAGCGCCGTCAGCTGATTATCGACATTCAGCAGATTCTCTTAAATGATGGTGCGGCACTGTTCCTGGGCTATCCGCAGACCAACATCATCAGCAACAAGGTTCTGTCCGGTGTGAAGATGTATCCTTCCGATTACTACTGGATTACGAGCCTGATTAAACCGGCGAAAAAGTAA
- the nikC gene encoding nickel transporter permease, protein MTVFRENKLFAFYTGLVVLIVLLAIFAPYLAPQDPMAGNMKLVLQTPSAEHFLGTDKLGRDIFSRILCGTQISLFMALCLVALIAMVGTLVGVLAGFFGGWLENILMRFADMMLAFPGIVLAIAIAGILGGSVINTILALLVVSWAKYARLVRSLVLRLRNQDFIQAAKIQGAKTSSILWRHILPNVMPMVVITGAMDIGTMMMEIAGLSFLGFGAQPPTPEWGLMLNEGRQYIQTAPWLMIFPGLAIFIVVAIFNLWGDSLRDVLDPRQE, encoded by the coding sequence ATGACGGTTTTTCGGGAAAATAAGTTATTTGCTTTTTATACGGGGCTGGTTGTGCTGATTGTTCTCTTGGCCATCTTTGCCCCGTACCTTGCGCCGCAAGACCCGATGGCGGGAAATATGAAATTGGTTCTGCAGACGCCGTCTGCGGAGCATTTCCTCGGCACGGATAAGCTCGGACGGGATATCTTTTCCCGCATCCTCTGCGGCACGCAGATTTCGCTCTTTATGGCCCTGTGTCTCGTGGCCTTGATTGCCATGGTGGGTACGCTGGTCGGTGTGCTGGCCGGTTTCTTTGGTGGCTGGCTCGAAAACATCCTCATGCGTTTTGCGGATATGATGCTCGCATTCCCCGGTATCGTGCTGGCGATTGCCATTGCCGGTATCTTGGGGGGCAGTGTCATCAATACCATTTTGGCCCTGCTCGTGGTCAGTTGGGCAAAATATGCCCGTTTAGTGCGCAGCCTTGTTCTGCGTTTGCGCAATCAGGATTTTATCCAGGCCGCGAAGATTCAGGGGGCGAAGACCAGCAGCATTCTTTGGCGTCATATCCTGCCCAATGTCATGCCCATGGTGGTCATCACTGGGGCTATGGATATCGGTACCATGATGATGGAAATTGCCGGGCTCTCCTTCCTGGGCTTTGGTGCGCAGCCGCCGACGCCGGAATGGGGCCTGATGCTCAACGAGGGCCGTCAGTATATCCAGACGGCGCCCTGGCTCATGATTTTTCCAGGTTTGGCCATCTTTATTGTCGTAGCTATATTCAATCTGTGGGGAGACAGCCTGCGGGATGTTCTCGACCCACGGCAGGAATAA
- the nikB gene encoding nickel ABC transporter permease — MILQKLVSKLSQMLITLVGVSFLTFCLTYLAPGDPAAMLLEAGDTIVSQETLDKTRAELGLDKPFLVQYVNWAGGVLHGDMGMSYSAKKPVTDKLLEGFAGTLTLAAVTIVFVLLISLPLGIWSAVHRNGWQDYLVRTVSFIGVSMPTFWLGLIFLYVFGLKLGWFPIAKSAVTAQGIVLPALTLALYMSSKYIRQVRTVFLEELQQDYVVGARARGLSEKAILWKHVLPNAVLPLITLLGMSIGWLLGGVAVIEMVFSWPGIGNMAVRAISMRDYPLIEGFVLWISIVYMAINALVDLSYVYLDPRLKKEAH, encoded by the coding sequence ATGATTTTGCAAAAACTTGTAAGCAAATTGTCGCAAATGCTGATAACTCTTGTGGGCGTCAGCTTTCTGACATTTTGTTTGACCTATCTGGCACCGGGGGACCCGGCGGCCATGCTTTTGGAGGCCGGTGATACGATTGTATCGCAGGAAACCTTGGACAAGACCCGCGCAGAGTTGGGCCTTGATAAGCCGTTCCTCGTGCAGTATGTCAACTGGGCCGGAGGCGTTCTCCATGGGGATATGGGCATGTCTTACTCGGCCAAGAAACCGGTAACGGATAAATTGCTCGAAGGCTTTGCCGGAACCCTGACGCTGGCGGCGGTGACGATTGTGTTCGTTCTGCTTATATCCCTGCCACTCGGGATATGGTCGGCTGTGCATCGCAATGGCTGGCAGGATTATCTGGTGCGGACGGTTTCGTTTATCGGCGTATCCATGCCGACCTTTTGGCTCGGCCTTATCTTTCTCTATGTGTTCGGCCTCAAATTGGGCTGGTTCCCGATTGCCAAATCGGCAGTGACGGCACAGGGCATTGTCTTGCCGGCACTCACTTTGGCACTTTATATGTCGTCGAAGTATATCCGGCAGGTGCGCACGGTGTTCTTGGAGGAACTGCAGCAGGATTATGTGGTGGGCGCAAGAGCCCGCGGCCTTTCGGAGAAAGCAATCCTCTGGAAGCATGTTCTGCCTAATGCCGTTCTGCCGTTGATTACGCTCTTGGGCATGTCCATTGGCTGGCTCTTGGGCGGCGTGGCCGTAATCGAAATGGTGTTCTCCTGGCCGGGTATCGGCAATATGGCGGTACGGGCGATTTCCATGCGGGATTATCCGCTGATTGAGGGCTTTGTGCTTTGGATTTCCATTGTGTACATGGCCATCAATGCGTTGGTGGACTTGTCTTATGTCTACCTTGACCCGCGTCTGAAAAAGGAGGCCCATTGA
- a CDS encoding MATE family efflux transporter produces MRLQQDDRHYLGIAMPAALEGLFMVLLSSVDIIMVGVLGTAAIAAVSIFTQPRMMLLCVVRSVASVLTLLTARKFGEKKLQEVPALLARTLFCMVILMGVLHVLFFLYLEGILSWMGAKEEYMAAALAYGDIALAGVFLTTLSTILQAVQLGYGHTKQVMSANVQGNVVNIIANALLIFGLGPFPEMGVVGAAVGTVIGTGWTLGVTGYQLKESEWSGWGSFWPTRAYFQEFLPVFGGVFSEQGFERIGMVLYTRMVAELGTAAYAVHAICMNFCDFYYCFAGGLGKANMVLAGHAHGAGDWSYWQRQLRAGLKWSFVFSLISFAATYVLREEIFGIYSHEAELLPLGALIMIFVAAVSFPEAHAMVCAGVLRGSGKTSQVAAYSFVSIAFLRPLITAFFLQVLDLGLAGAWLALAIDQSLRASCASFLLWRLWKSRPQMACDT; encoded by the coding sequence GTGCGATTACAACAAGATGACAGACATTATTTGGGCATAGCCATGCCTGCTGCGTTGGAAGGGCTCTTTATGGTGCTGCTTTCCTCGGTGGACATCATCATGGTGGGCGTGCTCGGAACGGCGGCCATTGCGGCGGTGAGTATCTTCACGCAGCCGCGCATGATGCTCTTGTGTGTGGTGCGGTCGGTGGCTTCGGTGCTGACGCTGCTCACCGCCCGGAAGTTTGGGGAGAAGAAATTACAGGAAGTGCCTGCGCTGCTTGCGCGGACACTTTTTTGTATGGTTATTCTGATGGGCGTACTCCATGTGCTTTTCTTCCTGTATTTAGAGGGGATTCTAAGCTGGATGGGAGCCAAGGAGGAATACATGGCGGCGGCTCTGGCCTATGGCGATATTGCCCTGGCCGGCGTGTTTTTGACCACTTTATCTACGATTTTGCAGGCTGTGCAGCTAGGTTATGGCCATACCAAGCAGGTCATGAGTGCCAATGTGCAAGGCAATGTGGTCAACATTATCGCCAACGCCCTGCTGATTTTCGGGCTGGGTCCTTTCCCGGAAATGGGCGTGGTTGGAGCGGCCGTGGGTACGGTTATTGGCACAGGCTGGACGCTTGGCGTAACGGGCTATCAGCTGAAGGAGAGCGAATGGTCTGGCTGGGGCAGTTTTTGGCCGACGCGGGCGTATTTTCAGGAATTTTTGCCGGTCTTTGGCGGCGTGTTCAGCGAGCAGGGCTTTGAGCGTATCGGTATGGTGCTCTATACGCGCATGGTCGCTGAACTGGGTACGGCGGCTTATGCCGTCCATGCCATCTGCATGAACTTCTGCGATTTTTATTACTGCTTTGCGGGCGGCTTGGGCAAAGCTAATATGGTACTGGCCGGGCATGCCCATGGTGCCGGTGACTGGAGCTACTGGCAGCGGCAGCTGCGCGCAGGACTCAAGTGGAGTTTTGTGTTCTCGCTGATTTCCTTTGCTGCCACCTATGTACTGCGTGAGGAAATCTTTGGCATCTATTCCCATGAGGCCGAGCTTCTGCCGTTAGGCGCTTTGATTATGATTTTCGTGGCAGCGGTGAGCTTTCCCGAAGCCCATGCTATGGTCTGTGCTGGAGTCCTTCGGGGCAGCGGCAAGACGAGTCAGGTCGCGGCCTATTCCTTTGTGAGCATTGCTTTCCTGCGGCCACTGATTACGGCGTTCTTTCTGCAGGTGCTCGACTTAGGGCTGGCAGGCGCATGGCTGGCTCTCGCGATTGACCAATCACTTCGGGCGTCCTGTGCATCATTTTTGCTCTGGCGCCTCTGGAAATCCCGCCCGCAAATGGCCTGTGACACTTGA